CTCCGCGCTGGCCCGGGGGATTCGGAAGTTCCTGGCGGAAGCCGATCCCGCCCTGGGCGAACGGTGCCGTGCCTACGTGGCCGAGCGCTACGACTGGCGCCTCGTGGCGCCCGCGCTGGAACGGGCGCTCCTGGAGACCGTCCATGAACGTGCTCGTCACGGACGGGAATAGCCGGGTGGCCCTGGCCGTGGTCCGCGCCCTGGGCCGGGCGGGAGCGCACGTCCGGGTGGTCGAGCAGGAACGCTTCGCCCGGCGGACGCCGGCGGCGTTCCGGTCGCGCTTCGCGCGGGAGAGACGGGTGCTGCCGTCCCTGGGACCGGACGGCGCCTTCCTCCGCGCGCTGGCGGAGGCGGCCCGCGGCGCGGACGTGATCCTGCCGGTCTCGACCCACATGGTGCTCGCCCTGGCGGAGGCGCGCGCGGCGCTTCCGGCGCCGGTTCCCGTGGCGGCTCCGGAAACGCTCCGGCGGGCCAACGACAAGGCCGCGCTTCTCGACGTGGCCCGGCGCGCCGGAGTCCCCGTTCCGGAGAGCCACCTTCCGCGCTCGGAAGGCGAGCTCGACGAGGTGGCCGGCCGGATCCGCTGGCCCGCCGTGGTGAAACTCCGGGACGACGAGGGGACCTTTCTTTCGCCCGGAGAGCGGTACCGCATCGTCCGGACGCCGTCGGAGCTTCGCGACGCGTACCGGGCGCTTCACCGCCTGCGGCCGTTTCCGATCGTCCAGGAGCGCGTGGCCGGGGAAGGGTACGGCGTGGGGGCGCTGGCGCGGGACGGAGAGCTTCTGGCCGCGGTGGTGCACCGGAGGGTGCGCGAGTATCCGATCGAGGGCGGCCCGAGCGCCTTCTGCGAGAGCGTGCGCAACGTGCGGCTCGTCGAGGCGGCCCGGAGGATTCTGCGGGAGCTGGGCTGGACCGGCGTGGCCATGGTGGAATTTCGGGGCGGTCCGGACGATTTCCGGCTGCTCGAGGTCAATCCGCGCTTCTGGGGGGCGCTTCCTCTGGCCACGGCGGCGGGCGTCAACTTCCCGTGGCTTCTCTGCCGGATGGCGCTGGGGCGGGAGCTCGGACCCGCACCCATCTATGCGGAGGGGGTTCGCCTGCGGTTCTTGCCGATGGATCTGGCGGCGGCCTGGAGCGCGTTCCGGGCGGGCAACGGGCGGCGGCGGTACGTGTGGGGGTTCCTGAGAGATCTTCTGGATCCGCGCGTGAGGGACGGGATTTTCGAAGCCGGGGACTGGAGCGCTTCGATGGCCTGGTGGCTGAGCCGACGTCCATGAAACCGATCGAAAAGGCGGTGCGCGACGCGAACCGTCGCGTCTTCGACGCCAAGGATTTCGACGCGTACGACGCCAATCCCAGCATCTTCGAGCGGGCGCGGCAGGACGAGATCGAGCGGGTGCTGGCGGGGGAGGCGCGGCGGGAGCTTCTCCTGGACGTGGGGTGCGGCACGGGGAACGTGCTGCGCCTGGCGGAGCGGCACTACCGCCGGTGCGTGGGCGTGGATCTGAGCGCCCGGCTTCTGGCCGAGCTGCGCCGGCGCCGGCCGGCGCTGGGCCTGGCTTCGGCGGAGGCGGCGTTTCTGCCCTTCCGCGAAGGGACGTTCGACGTCGTCACGATGTACGCGCTCGTTCATCATCTGCTCGATCCGGCGCCGGCGTTCCGGGCGGCGTGGCGCGTCCTGCGGCCCGGCGGGCTGCTCTACCTGGACCACGATCCCAACTACTACTTCGGGCGGTTTCACCACATCTACTACCGGGTGCGGTACGCGCGGCGGCCGGGGTTCGGCTCCTGGGACGCGGAGCTTTCGGAATGGCACCACACGCGGACCGGGGGGCTCAACCCGGACGCGATCCGAACGGCCCTGGAGCGCGCGGGATTCCGGGAGGTGTCCGTGCGCTACCGGATCACCACGAATCCCGCGCTGCCGCTGGGGTTCCGGATCGTCCGGGCCGTGATGCGGGCGCTGGTCCGCGTCTATCCTTTCAAATCGCTCCACACGCACTTCTGGGTCCTGGCGCGCAAGTGAGGCGGGTGCGGCTTTTCCAGGTGATCACGCGCATGGCCCGGGGCGGGGCTCAGCGCGTGGTTCTCGAGCTCCTGTCGCGGCTGCCGCGCGGGGAGTTCGAGCCGGCGCTGGTCTGCGGCGCGGCCGACGGGGGACTTCTTCCGGAGGCGCGGGCGGCCGGGGTCGAGGTGATTCTGATTCCGGAACTCGTCCGGGAGGTGCGTCCTCGGGCGGATGCGGCGGCGGGGGCGCGGCTGGCGGCGCTTTTCCGGCGGCGCCGGCCGGACGTGGTGCACGCCCACACGTACAAGGCGGGGATGCTGGCGGGCGTCGCGGCGCGGTGGGCCGGAGTTCCGGCGGTGATCGTGAGTCCGCACGGTCACATTTTTGCGCCGGGGGCGCGCATCCCGGGAGTCCCGGCGGGCGGATGGAAGCTGCGGTTCCTGCGGTGGGCGACGTCCGCGGCGCAGGCCTGGGCGCATCGAGTCACGGCGCTCTCGGAGACCGACCGGAGCCAGCAGATCGCCCTCGGCCTGGGGGCGGCTTCGCGCTACGTGGTGGTTCCGAACGGGATCGACGTGGAGCGATACGCCGCGCCGCGGCCGCGCCTGTTTGCGGGCCGGCCGGTGGTGGGCGCCGTGGGCCGTTTCAGCCCTGAGAAGGGGCAGGGCGTGCTCCTCGAGGCGTTCGCGCGGGCGCGCGCGGCGCTTCCGGCCGCGCGGCTCGTTCTGGTCGGCTACGGGGAGGCGGAAGGAGAGCTGCGGGAAGCCGCGGCGCGGGCGGGGCTCGGGGAGACGGTGGTTTTCGCGGGGGAGCGGGACAGCGCCGAAGTGCTTTCTTCGTTCGATGTGTTCGTCCAGCCGTCGCTGTACGAGAGCCAGGGGCTGGCGATTCTGGAGGCCATGGCGGCGGGGTGTCCCGTGATCGCCACCGACGTGGGCGGGGTCCGG
This genomic stretch from Planctomycetota bacterium harbors:
- a CDS encoding class I SAM-dependent methyltransferase, which codes for MKPIEKAVRDANRRVFDAKDFDAYDANPSIFERARQDEIERVLAGEARRELLLDVGCGTGNVLRLAERHYRRCVGVDLSARLLAELRRRRPALGLASAEAAFLPFREGTFDVVTMYALVHHLLDPAPAFRAAWRVLRPGGLLYLDHDPNYYFGRFHHIYYRVRYARRPGFGSWDAELSEWHHTRTGGLNPDAIRTALERAGFREVSVRYRITTNPALPLGFRIVRAVMRALVRVYPFKSLHTHFWVLARK
- the pelF gene encoding GT4 family glycosyltransferase PelF — protein: MRLFQVITRMARGGAQRVVLELLSRLPRGEFEPALVCGAADGGLLPEARAAGVEVILIPELVREVRPRADAAAGARLAALFRRRRPDVVHAHTYKAGMLAGVAARWAGVPAVIVSPHGHIFAPGARIPGVPAGGWKLRFLRWATSAAQAWAHRVTALSETDRSQQIALGLGAASRYVVVPNGIDVERYAAPRPRLFAGRPVVGAVGRFSPEKGQGVLLEAFARARAALPAARLVLVGYGEAEGELREAAARAGLGETVVFAGERDSAEVLSSFDVFVQPSLYESQGLAILEAMAAGCPVIATDVGGVRDVVRDGETGVLVPAGDPAALAAAIVGLAGAPERADALAARARAWVRERFSVERMVAAYADLYRNLLGWRRASPG
- a CDS encoding ATP-grasp domain-containing protein gives rise to the protein MNVLVTDGNSRVALAVVRALGRAGAHVRVVEQERFARRTPAAFRSRFARERRVLPSLGPDGAFLRALAEAARGADVILPVSTHMVLALAEARAALPAPVPVAAPETLRRANDKAALLDVARRAGVPVPESHLPRSEGELDEVAGRIRWPAVVKLRDDEGTFLSPGERYRIVRTPSELRDAYRALHRLRPFPIVQERVAGEGYGVGALARDGELLAAVVHRRVREYPIEGGPSAFCESVRNVRLVEAARRILRELGWTGVAMVEFRGGPDDFRLLEVNPRFWGALPLATAAGVNFPWLLCRMALGRELGPAPIYAEGVRLRFLPMDLAAAWSAFRAGNGRRRYVWGFLRDLLDPRVRDGIFEAGDWSASMAWWLSRRP